Proteins encoded by one window of Erwinia pyrifoliae DSM 12163:
- the apbE gene encoding FAD:protein FMN transferase ApbE gives MNNFWRCFTGFIVVYLLASCNDSQLSPAPEGMVLQGHTMGTIWRVSLAGVDRSRQNALQNAIQQRLDNDDRQLSTWKSDSVLSRFNQYRGSEPQPVSAEMADIVTQALRIGQQTAGTMDITIGPLVNLWGFGPDKQPLKTPTHQQIDGARKLTGLSHLHVINRADQSYLQKDLPELYVDLSTVGEGFATDHLARLMEQEGINNYLVSVGGAVLTRGKNAQGNAWQVAIQKPTDRENAVQAIVDLQGHGISTSGSYRNYYELDGKRISHVIDPATGRPIQHRLVSATVIATTALEADGWDTGLMVSGPKQAKALALRNKLAVYLIFKQGDTFTGWMSPQFAAFIQPSSP, from the coding sequence ATGAACAATTTTTGGCGGTGTTTCACAGGCTTTATCGTGGTTTACCTGCTGGCGTCCTGTAACGACTCTCAGCTTTCACCAGCACCTGAAGGAATGGTGTTGCAAGGTCACACAATGGGAACAATTTGGCGGGTAAGCCTCGCGGGAGTGGATCGGTCGCGGCAAAACGCGTTGCAAAATGCCATACAGCAGCGTCTTGACAACGACGATCGCCAGTTGTCCACCTGGAAAAGTGACTCGGTTCTGTCACGTTTCAATCAATATCGCGGCAGTGAACCGCAGCCGGTCAGCGCGGAGATGGCCGATATTGTCACCCAGGCGTTACGTATCGGCCAGCAGACCGCTGGCACGATGGATATTACCATCGGGCCGCTGGTGAATCTGTGGGGATTTGGACCGGATAAACAGCCGCTGAAGACCCCGACGCACCAGCAGATTGATGGCGCCCGGAAGCTGACTGGCCTGTCCCATTTACACGTTATCAATCGTGCTGACCAGTCATATCTGCAGAAGGACTTGCCGGAGCTGTACGTGGATCTCTCCACCGTTGGCGAAGGGTTTGCCACCGACCATCTTGCACGGCTGATGGAACAGGAGGGAATCAATAACTATCTTGTCTCAGTCGGTGGCGCAGTACTGACGCGGGGTAAAAATGCTCAGGGCAATGCCTGGCAGGTGGCGATCCAGAAACCGACCGATCGCGAAAATGCGGTGCAGGCGATCGTTGATTTACAGGGTCACGGTATCAGCACCTCCGGCAGCTACCGCAATTACTATGAACTGGACGGCAAACGTATTTCTCACGTTATTGACCCGGCAACCGGGCGGCCGATTCAGCACAGGCTGGTCTCTGCTACGGTGATTGCCACCACCGCGCTGGAAGCCGATGGCTGGGATACCGGGCTGATGGTATCAGGCCCGAAGCAGGCTAAAGCGCTGGCGCTGCGTAATAAACTGGCGGTCTATCTGATTTTCAAGCAGGGTGATACATTTACCGGCTGGATGTCGCCTCAGTTTGCGGCCTTTATTCAGCCCTCTTCCCCGTAA
- the alkB gene encoding DNA oxidative demethylase AlkB has protein sequence MLDLFAEDEPWQEPLAEGALILRRRARDMTGQLMAQIEHIAAHNPFHYRITPGGHRMSVAMTNCGDLGWSTDSRGYQYSAQDEANGQRWPAMPPQFRQLAQECAREAGFSGFNPDACLINRYEPGAKMTLHQDKDERDLRQPIVSVSLGLPAVFLFGGFERGDASQRVLLEHGDVVVWGGPSRLRYHGILPLKAGIHPLTGAFRFNLTFRRAR, from the coding sequence ATGCTCGATCTGTTCGCGGAAGACGAACCCTGGCAGGAACCGCTGGCAGAGGGCGCGCTGATCCTGCGCCGCCGCGCCCGTGATATGACGGGGCAGCTGATGGCGCAGATCGAACATATTGCCGCCCACAATCCTTTTCACTACCGTATCACGCCGGGTGGACATCGTATGTCGGTGGCGATGACCAACTGCGGCGATTTGGGCTGGTCCACCGACTCACGCGGTTACCAATACAGCGCCCAGGATGAGGCCAACGGGCAGCGCTGGCCGGCGATGCCGCCGCAGTTTCGCCAGCTGGCTCAGGAGTGCGCGCGTGAGGCGGGGTTCAGTGGATTTAATCCCGACGCCTGCCTGATAAACCGCTATGAGCCAGGAGCGAAGATGACCCTGCATCAGGATAAAGACGAGCGCGATCTGCGTCAGCCGATTGTCTCGGTATCGCTCGGGCTGCCAGCGGTATTTTTATTCGGCGGGTTTGAACGGGGTGACGCCAGCCAGCGCGTGCTGTTGGAACACGGCGATGTGGTGGTGTGGGGCGGGCCATCGCGTTTGCGCTATCACGGCATTCTGCCGCTTAAAGCCGGCATTCACCCCCTGACCGGGGCATTTCGTTTTAACCTGACCTTCCGCCGGGCGCGCTGA
- a CDS encoding amino acid ABC transporter ATP-binding protein, giving the protein MSEAIVLHNAPAAGHISISGVSKSYGRFNALDNVSLEIPPGSVTVILGPSGSGKSTLLRAINHLERVDQGFIRIDGDYIGYRRKGDKLYELKEKAILKQRAGVGYVFQNFNLFPHLTVLENIIEAPLAHKRMTRTAAEAHAGKLLESVGLGHKAHAWPRHLSGGQQQRVAIARALALNPKVVLFDEPTSALDPELVGEVLGSIRQLARSGTTLVVVTHEIGFAREVADHVVFLVEGKIVEQGSARQVLNHPQHPRTRHFLAKVL; this is encoded by the coding sequence ATTTCGATTTCTGGCGTCAGCAAAAGCTACGGGCGTTTTAACGCGCTGGATAATGTCTCGCTGGAAATCCCCCCCGGATCGGTGACGGTGATCCTCGGCCCGTCCGGTTCAGGGAAATCCACCCTGCTGCGCGCCATTAATCATCTGGAGCGCGTTGACCAGGGCTTTATTCGTATCGACGGTGACTACATTGGTTACCGCCGCAAAGGTGATAAACTCTACGAGCTGAAAGAGAAAGCCATCCTTAAACAGCGCGCCGGCGTAGGATATGTCTTTCAGAACTTCAATCTGTTTCCCCATCTGACGGTGCTGGAAAACATCATTGAAGCGCCGCTGGCACATAAGCGCATGACGCGCACGGCCGCCGAAGCGCATGCTGGGAAGCTACTGGAATCGGTCGGATTAGGTCATAAGGCCCACGCCTGGCCACGGCATCTTTCTGGTGGGCAGCAGCAGCGCGTGGCGATTGCCCGTGCGCTGGCGCTCAACCCTAAGGTTGTCCTGTTTGATGAGCCAACCTCCGCGCTCGACCCGGAGCTGGTCGGGGAAGTGTTGGGCAGCATCAGGCAGCTGGCGCGTTCCGGCACCACGCTGGTGGTGGTGACGCACGAGATAGGTTTCGCCCGCGAGGTGGCCGACCACGTAGTCTTTTTGGTTGAGGGGAAAATCGTTGAGCAGGGCAGCGCCCGCCAGGTATTGAATCATCCGCAGCATCCGCGTACCCGTCATTTTCTCGCCAAAGTCCTGTGA